The following coding sequences lie in one Carassius carassius chromosome 1, fCarCar2.1, whole genome shotgun sequence genomic window:
- the LOC132143378 gene encoding E3 SUMO-protein ligase ZBED1-like, with protein MIKAAEINENAVKGDTRISRALGVCKKLVGHFSHSWKKKEALKKAQRELNLPEHGLITECPTRWGTKQQMMERILEQQRALSQVLSENRSTRHLVPSWQDIEVLESVNKALKPLQDFTDALSGEEYVSISYLLPVLCLLNTQTLAADEEDTELTCSIKTKVLGYMEAKYEDPATQTLLNIATFLDPRFKKDYIPKEQLEEISVRIKSEMKEAQPAVAISSSVGAAVSGAEAEPCQSTTATSTKRMKKSLGSLLQTSVTSPSESSDHATIEAEFNSYILIPKIHSEQDPLAWWGIHKVNFPHLSELAEKYLCVPATSTPSERLFSTSGNVVTCQRASLKPSKVDMLVFLSKNL; from the exons ATGATCAAAGCGGCGGAAATAAATG AAAATGCTGTCAAAGGTGACACACGCATCAGTCGTGCTCTAGGAGTGTGCAAAAAGCTAGTGGGACATTTTTCCCATAGCTGGAAAAAGAAAGAAGCGCTAAAGAAAGCACAGAGAGAGCTTAACCTGCCAGAACATGGTCTCATCACAGAGTGCCCTACACGATGGGGCACTAAGCAACAAATGATGGAAAGGATCCTGGAACAGCAGAGGGCTCTGTCACAAGTTCTCTCTGAAAATCGGAGTACAAGACATCTGGTTCCATCTTGGCAGGACATTGAGGTCCTTGAGTCTGTAAACAAGGCATTGAAGCCACTTCAAGattttacagatgctttgtctgGGGAAGAATACGTGAGCATTTCCTATCTACTTCCAGTtctttgtttactgaacacacaAACCCTTGCTGCTGACGAGGAAGACACAGAGCTGACATGCTCAATTAAAACCAAAGTGCTGGGCTACATGGAGGCAAAATATGAGGATCCTGCAACCCAAACTCTCTTGAACATTGCCACTTTTTTAGATCCAAGGTTCAAAAAAGACTACATTCCTAAGGAACAACTGGAAGAAATTAGTGTAAGGATAAAATCAGAAATGAAG gaGGCACAACCTGCTGTTGCCATATCATCATCAGTGGGTGCTGCTGTGTCAGGTGCTGAGGCTGAGCCATGTCAAAGTACCACAGCCACAAGTACAAAGAGGATGAAGAAGTCTTTAGGAAGCCTCTTACAGACCTCAGTCACATCTCCCTCTGAATCCTCTGACCATGCAACCATTGAAGCAGAATTTAACAGCTACATTCTGATCCCCAAAATCCACAGTGAGCAGGACCCTTTGGCATGGTGGGGAATTCACAAGGTAAATTTCCCCCACTTAAGCGAGCTGGCGGAAAAATATCTTTGTGTGCCTGCCACTAGCACACCATCTGAAAGACTTTTCAGCACATCAGGCAATGTAGTTACATGTCAGCGTGCATCCCTGAAACCAAGCAAAGTGGACATGCTGGTTTTCTTGTCCAAAAATCTTTAA